The Lachnospiraceae bacterium KM106-2 nucleotide sequence ACGTTGGAATTTTTACCAAAGGATGAGAGAAAAGAAGCGATCAAGAAGTCTTCTCAGAGAGTATTCCAGGCATTAAGAATTGATGTAAATAGTGAATTTGAAGTACTTTATCAGTTCTTAGAGAAACTTCCACATGTTCTAGCCAAAGGTGGCCGTGTTGCTATTTTAACATTCCATTCAGGCGAGGACAGATTAGTAAAGAAATCATTTAAACGTTACTTCAAAGAAGGACTTTATAGTGATATTGCGAAGGATGTTATTCGACCATCGGCAGAAGAGTGCCGCAATAACGGAAGAGCAAAATGTACGAAGATGAGATGGGCAATTAAAGCTTAACGAGAAGAAAAGGACAGTTAACGAAGAAGTTAGCTGTCCTTTTGTGATGTAATGTAGTTTTTGTAAAATGATTATGGTAAAATATTCAATAATTGATATGGGGAAGGAAAATAAGGGATGAAAAAACGGTTAATTTTATTTGAAAAAGTCATTATGATCGTATTATTTGTTTTTAGTATACTAATGTGTGTGGTTACTCCATTTGGATGGGATGAACAGCTTCCTGACTGGATTTGGGCAGTCTTCTTAGGCGTTTTGGTACTTATCGTACCTTATATGCTATACGCATTTGTTCATCAGATCATAAGAATCACGAAAGAGAAGAAGTGGGGTAGTTTCACAAAGAGGGTATTATTAAGATTTGTCTACTTTTTCTGTATTTCCTTTGTGATATTAAAGTTATTAGCGCTATCTTATAGCAAGATTGAGTATCTTCTGTTTACGTTTTTTACGGTTTGTATTTCAATTGCAGTGGATGATATTGAAGATAAGAATAAGACTACGGTTCGTCAGTTAAAAGTATATCCGGTAAAGGATGCGGATCTAGCAAAGATAAAACCCTTATTTGATAATTGGCAGGAGACCTTAATCTGGTCTTGCCTACAAGGAGTCATGGGACAAGCTTGGACAAATGATCTAGAGAATCCGACTTCTGCGAAGATCCAGATTGCTGACTTTTGTTTTTTAGCAGGGGAGATGGAACCAGATTTCTTTAACTATCGTCATGAATCATG carries:
- a CDS encoding acetyltransferase, GNAT family, which encodes MKKRLILFEKVIMIVLFVFSILMCVVTPFGWDEQLPDWIWAVFLGVLVLIVPYMLYAFVHQIIRITKEKKWGSFTKRVLLRFVYFFCISFVILKLLALSYSKIEYLLFTFFTVCISIAVDDIEDKNKTTVRQLKVYPVKDADLAKIKPLFDNWQETLIWSCLQGVMGQAWTNDLENPTSAKIQIADFCFLAGEMEPDFFNYRHESWNTDFTIMVPQNEEWASLIEEHYGDNAKRVTRYAIKKESDIFNRERLQQFIDGLDSEYEVKMIEGDLFIQAKQNHWSADLCSQFPSYEEYKEKGIGAVVVHKGEIVSGASSYTVYKEGIEIEIDTREDYRRKGLAAACGAKLILACLDRGLYPSWDAQNLGSVALAEKLGYHMDHEYVAYEVKL